The Cerasicoccus sp. TK19100 genome window below encodes:
- a CDS encoding glycosyltransferase yields the protein MADLWAKKWGVKVSVITPSFNGMRFLPDCVASVQHALAGRDFEHVIADGGSNDGTLDFLAGQPGVNWKSEPDKGMYDALNKAASRATGEVIIHLNTDEQLNRKGVLAALDLIEADGLDAVLGPTVMVDGKGQFLQLFKQVITPRLIDASWHMPVQTCSFIYRKALWERHGYDSSYRLIADHLWFRRQMELGVRLGVVREPIGIFAWHGENLSSTEGKTSSENAMDSVTFSRSQLKRAKRVYRFRKLLAGGYSPKPVDYEIRKDGELKSVHIAKPRLKIRGNPRDLVS from the coding sequence GTGGCGGATTTATGGGCGAAGAAATGGGGCGTGAAGGTCAGTGTCATCACCCCCAGCTTTAACGGAATGCGATTCTTGCCGGATTGCGTGGCGTCGGTGCAGCATGCGCTGGCGGGGCGTGATTTCGAGCACGTGATCGCCGATGGTGGCAGCAACGATGGCACGCTGGACTTCCTGGCTGGGCAGCCCGGCGTGAACTGGAAATCCGAGCCAGACAAGGGTATGTATGACGCGCTCAACAAGGCCGCGAGCCGCGCGACGGGCGAGGTCATCATCCACCTGAACACCGATGAGCAACTGAACCGCAAAGGCGTGCTGGCCGCGTTGGATTTGATCGAGGCGGACGGACTGGACGCCGTGCTCGGGCCCACGGTGATGGTCGACGGCAAGGGGCAGTTTTTGCAGCTCTTTAAGCAGGTAATCACGCCCAGGTTGATTGATGCCTCCTGGCACATGCCGGTGCAGACTTGCTCATTCATTTATCGCAAAGCGCTGTGGGAGCGCCATGGCTACGACAGCAGCTATCGTCTGATTGCCGACCACCTTTGGTTTCGCCGACAGATGGAGCTGGGCGTGCGGCTGGGCGTGGTCCGCGAGCCGATCGGCATCTTCGCCTGGCATGGCGAAAACCTGAGCAGCACCGAGGGCAAAACATCCTCGGAAAACGCCATGGACAGCGTCACTTTTTCGCGCTCGCAGCTCAAGCGCGCCAAGCGGGTGTATCGCTTTAGAAAGCTGCTCGCCGGGGGCTATTCGCCTAAGCCGGTGGATTACGAAATCCGCAAGGACGGCGAGCTGAAATCGGTCCATATTGCAAAGCCGCGCTTGAAAATCCGCGGCAATCCAAGGGATTTGGTCAGTTGA